DNA from Acipenser ruthenus chromosome 23, fAciRut3.2 maternal haplotype, whole genome shotgun sequence:
ATATACAGGgattcacataactggtacgcaggtacgcatgcgaaccaataaagaaaaatgcgGACATCCATATTATTCTTTAAGAAACAAAGGTGTACCAtcagtatattttttaacaggaaagcatttttcataaaggcagcgagggtgctcacGCTAGCAAGGTGAGCCATACCTGCCTAACTTTTCTTCCAGCTCTGTCAACTATCTCTGAGAGGGCTCCAATTTAACTACAGTCCCTCACTGCTAGCGCTATCACTAGCTGCTTCaagttttttattaaaaaatggagtGTGATAGGTGGAACCACTCCAGTTCATGAGATCAATAACTTTCTTTTAACAGGCACTcgaaacaaccaatgatagctGGGATCTCTACTAAGccgtccattcagagaagagggatgcagTTACGTGGAGTGGCATTAAGGAAGCTTGCTGATGCTTTGCTTCCCAAACTGAGCAGTGGTGAGAGGAGGTGTCGATGTTTGAAAGCTGTAACATTTAAACGTgagcttttaaaaatacatttacttaaccattttacttaaaataatatattttccgCCCTCAGTTATATCCCTATATAAATACCATTGTGCCATCAAGCTAATGTGTTCAACAACAGTAATAAAGTGacaaagtgtttgggtttttgCTGTTGAATCCCCAAGGCAGCAATATGGTGGTAGGATATTTATTGTGCATTAACTATACTCAACCTACAATTCATgatgctttcactatactgtcCTCTGTTTTCCTATACAGTACTTTGCTATGCTTGGGTTACAGTAAACGAGTATAAAGAGGGAAACCCACCCTTCAGAGTGAAACTTACCGCTGATAGTCTTGCTTCGACACAAATTCAGGAGGTAACGGAAGATCCCCCTGTTCACCGTGTGTACTGTCTGTCCTTCTCCCATTGTCTTCCTTCAGGGCAGAGTGCTGTTGGGCCAGACCATACTTAAAAAACAACATACACTTATACCATAACAACAAAAAGACTGTGTGGATACAGTAGAAAGTCTACTCGCAGATGATCTAAAAACATACCGTAAGCACTTTTGCAGGTATCCAGATCTACCTTATAAAGGGATATTAGTTAGCTgggttctttttgtttattttattatttttatgatgagcattttttttgtttgtttttattgggaaatacaataaacaataatttgcatataaaaatgcatttcaatgttaCAATCATATCAAGAGAAGAATGTATATTACAAATATGTGCCAAAGCATGTATTTTTTCAACTTTTTCACTAAAAGCACTTTGTCCTTCCAAACAAAGTAGTATGGTAACACAGGCAGAAATAATAATGGTATTACCTCAAACTGCACTCTGTACACTAACTTATAGCAAATACTAGTCTGCAACCCTGTTTCTGAATAGAAGTGCTGGTGTATACAAATCTGTCCAAGCATATCAGAGAAAAATACTGGGCAGTCACAGGAGAATGAAAATCTAATTAAATTACAAATTGTATACCTCTTGTTTTTCAAGTTCACTTGTCATAGTGTCAGCCTGTTTACATCATACTTCATTAAGATTTCTTTAGTTTCTTCTTCTGTATAGCCTTTCCTGTTGGAGTTTATAACATTTACCTTTAACTGTACATATAccaattttgttttacatttaatgtaaaaaacacaatTGACGTCTGATGTCTCTAACTGTCCATTAAAAACAAATCCAATCCTAAATGTAAAACATCAGTTTACAAATATGTAACAAACATGTGGAAATACGTTTTATCTGTTAGAACATGTTATCTTCTGCAGTGAAAGGTTGCCAACTTTTCAAAGATTACCATTGTACCACCGGTTTTACCTTTGATTTTAGTCTGTGGAATACTGTTATTGCAGTATTGATGGAATGCAGTATAAATTCTGCTGTATACAAATATACAGGCATGTCATGTTTAAGAACTGTTACCACATACAATATGATCAGAATATGTTCACAAAACAACCAATTAGACCTATGATTCATCATGAACCATAGTGGAATGCATTGTTCtaaaccaggggtggccaaagttggcccttccactcctggtctttgttccaaccctgttcaaaAATAGTTTCATTCAATCAATTaaacctcaatcctgaccctgaAGTACCGGTAgttaattatctcattttaccagttaaacctggagtggcGTGGCCCTCCAGGAATTTGATTGGACATCCCTGTTCTAAACCCTTACTATGGTGTATTTAGAAGGACCAATTGGATACATTGCTCACTAGTACAATGGTTATATATGATGAGTTATTGCTAGTATTCAATAATCTAGCTAGTGGGTTACCCAGATTTTTTGCATCAATCAATTTTCACATGGAAAATCTCTATATTTGGTAATATCAACTgatatgctttatatatatatatatatatatatatatatatatatatatatatatatatatatatatatatatatatatatatataaaaactaaccAATACCAAAAGTCATTCCTTACATAGAGTTCCCATTAGATTAAAAGCCTCTTACTTCAACATCTCCACCTGGAATTGTTTCACAGATATGATCCCCTCTGTGTCCTTTATGCTTTCAGTGGTGTTTTCCACCAGCTTCTTCTTCTTAAGCCGTAGTTTAACAAGGGCTGCATTGCAAGTCTGAAACATAAGAACATCATTAATATCTGTTTTTCAaaacattcaaaatgtttatATTCAATTACTTAAGtacttaaatgttttaatttgataATATAAACCTGTTAATTTGAtgtggatttaaaaaacaaatcagcaGCAGAATATTTACATacgaaatgtatatttaaattagTTAACAAAACTTACTTACCTTCTTAATGAAATCACTCACTTCATAATCTGTCATCTGGAGTGACTGATCACATTTAATTTCTGCATATGTATCGTTAATAATAGCCAGAAACATGTTCTACAAAATAGGAAAATTAGGTTATAAAATGTAACTCAATATCAGTGGAGCATTATTGTAATCTTAAGgcaatttatttaaattttttatatttttttaaggcTGCAGCATTAAAGAATTCCTAACaaattacaaatgtgttttttttttttgcctcacaaCCGAAAAACATGAACAAAATGAAAGATATTGTGGGCCATTCGGGAAAAGAAAACTCCTGCCACTGATTTCTGACTTCCCTGAAAAAAATAACCCTGTAATTCTTATCCTCATCACAAATCATctcaaaataatttaaacactTTCATCAATGCCACCTTGGCTGCCTACAGGGGCCCTGCACCatactgacagtgctgtgacagGTGTTTCTTGTCATCCAAccccttgtaaaaaaacaaagaagagaaTTACCAAAAGCACAAAGAATACAAAGAACACAAATGTTGTGAAATAAATTGGCCCCAGAATCCTGTTTGCTTGCTCAAGCTCATTGAAGTTGATTTCTCCAAGAATAACTAGAAACTGTGTAAAgctaaaaacaaatttaaaaaaagaagaaaaaaagtaacaATGAATGATCTTAGTAATAAACATAATCACAGTATTGGATAACCAGGCTTGATTATATAATAGAACACAGCAGTACCTGGACTATAGGTGTTATAATCTACAATTACTGATAGATTCTATAAAACGTATTTCAGACATTCCAATCTAGACAATGATCCAGAAATATCAAGGCCTTTTCACcaacggctagtttcacagactgtacattagttcaagattagtgctaattatcTAATAGGGGTCTGTGAAGCCATCCTTTAGTGAAACCGTCTCTTAAAGCCCAAGTTAATCTATCCCAAATTGCCTCACTGCATAACAGTGATTTTATAAGTAAAACTGAGTAGAACAGTTATCAGCATTTTAAATCAAGATGCTGCTATGGGTAAATAAAACTGCCAAATGTGCAATTTTGTTCTGTATGCAATTAgctatttaagaaaaaaagagaatagACCAAATAATTTGTTACATACACGCAATTTTTAAAACTAGAAAAGCTGTCCACTTGGCAGCCGAACAGGAGGTACCCCAACTGTGCATAAGCAAAGAAGACTATGGAAAACATGACTGCAAAGCCGATGATGTCTTTGGCACAGTGGGACAAAGTAGAAGAGAGGGTACTCATTGTCCTGTTAAAACTTATGTATTTGAAtacctgaaacaaaacaaatgggtTCAGTTAGCAATTAGCATGCTTTAGTATAAAACGATTCTTTCCATAATCAGCTATTAACTAATGTAGCATTAAATAAATATAGAGTGATCAATATATATTAGATGCATGTTTgacattctttaaataataattagtttAACAATTATGAATATGACACGTTTATGTATCTTTGCAGAAGTATTTTCTATCAGATTCAGACAGCTAGACATTTGTGAAATTGGCAATTTTCAAATACATACTAAGGTTGTTTCAAATGTTTCCATATGTGAATACTGTATAACTGAAAGTTAGGTAGTCAAAACCAGTTCACGGCAAGCTTACATGAACTTATCAAATGCTACATAACTTGCCACAAGCTAATCATGCTTAATATTGTTCACAAATCTTGCTGTCTTGTAACTAAAGTCAAACATACTTTTAGTATAAAATGTTAATCATGCAGTAATCACCTTCACCCAGGATATGAAAACATTGACAGCAATCATGTTATTGTACTGTGTCTGCCAGAAGGCTAGAAAATGAAAATTGGGGTACTTGTGTGGATTCTTGAGCAGGCGATAAAGCAAGCTTTCAACATTCATAGTGCGATAAACGTTGAAAAAGATAGCCATCAAAGATAGCTaaggaaaaaaatacagaagATAGATTTAGTGGCACATAAGACATGGAAGGCTTTATTAACGGATATATGATGAAATGCAGTAAACACAAATGTAAATAGCAAAGTGCTTTACATTTGCACAGGATTGTGCCCTCTCTTCATGTTTTGATTTTGAAGCGTGTTTGAGCTGGGCACTGGCCAACCAATGAAGAAAAAGTAGGAGACATAGTATTACAtagtattagaaataaatcatGTCTCTCTAATAGTTTTAAGGAAATCACCAAAGTAGCACTGTGCAGGAAGTATGACATAAGCCAAATGGCTTCATACATTTTAGGGCTTCTCCTGAAAGTTATGCCACTGGCACTAACGCAAATGGAAAGGGACGTGGCAGAGCATTTCACCAAAATCACATTACAGAGCAGTTTACTCCAGTTTGCTCTGTGTTTTTTCAGGGGAAAACCATCATCAGAATAGGACCCATAatgttttgttctctttttttaaaaaaatcaagtaTATTACAAACTAGAGtaagaaaaaaatgacatttgggTATCTACTACAGCAATGCAGTGGGCCTCCGAAGTAAATACTTTTAGTAttgatattgatatatatatgaccataatttagatattttatttaacatcacgtaatctgagaaactacaaaattatatggcaagtctactggaagccatgatagtagtacagtattccgTGTTAgagtttgaaatgtcacatttttcaatttttgtcagtttttctttaagtatatggaaaaaaacTACAAAGTATGTTAAGTATGTTAAGGTAACtttattaagcaggtttcattcaactttatgaagcaaaatttgttcattctatatggtgatgcaaaacctttggccatagctgtatgtttctTTAGATAATGGTAACTCAAAAGCAACTACATGTACTATAGAATCATACACTAAAGAACTATTTATGTAACAAATAAAACTCAGTAAAGACTGTTCTTTTTATGACAAGTCAAATAGGTTTTAAGATTCATTACATTAAATAATGATAAATATAAGAAAATGCATTAATTCTTTCTGGTTTTCAACTTTTATACTTTATAGAGATCAACTGAAGCACTGAAACATTTTTGGCAGAATAGGATGTTTTGTATTTATGACTCATTGCTTCACTTTATCAAAAGGTTATTCAACTAATAGTTTTTTAtatcatactgtatatacttaCCACAACTAAAAGCACATCTACACAGTTCCAACCATTTTTGAAGTAGTTCCATTTTGTTTTATAGATGTCAATACATTCTTGGATGAAAAAGGCAAAAATGAATAGAATGAATAAAACCTCGCACGACGCAAGGAAGTAATCATATTTAGAGATGTAACGGAGAAGCTTCACTGAGTAAAACTCCCAAGATGTAAGGACCCCTCCAGTGGCTGGAGTCTCCGCCACTAACCTAAAAAAAAGATGCAGCATCACAGGAGTCAACAATGACAAGCTTTAGCAAAATAGTTTAGAACAGGATGAATAGTTAAATCTTTTTCAAATTTGAAAGCTTCCAACCATGGTTCATTtcaacactgctgcccttttactCTCAATTCATTTTCTTTCCCCCATAGGTGATTAATTGACCCCTTTAACATCTAAAAATACAAAGCAACTGCAGTGAAAAGAGGAGAGTTTAAAAGTTTAAGGTATATAGATCCACCTAAATGTGCAGAAATGTGCAGCTTGAATCTGATTAGATAAACAGGATCTGCATATACTGTAAACAGGGCAACTATTGAGAACATTTTGTCTAGACATTTGATATCATAACTTGGTTTCTTTTGGTATAACAAAAGATATAATGATTTAGCTTACATATcatacatttctgtttcaagtACTTACCTGACCACGCAAAAAAGGTTAAGGTTAGCATTGTAAACAGAGAAATCAACAAAGACTGCTCTTGTTGCTCTGGACAGCCACAGGTTGTCTTTGAGATGTTTAATCAATTTGGCACTCCTGCTTTTTGTGCTACCAAGGTCCATGTAAAACCCTCCACTGCTGTAGGTAGCTATCATACCCCAATGGCTTTCCGGAAAAGATCTGGGAGCCGTATATTCCCAGCTGAGTGGGTTTAAAAAACAAGAGTGTCATTGATGTTCTAAAGAATACAAACACTTATTTACAGTGTATCTAGTCCTCCCAAATGTGAACCAAGTTTTGGGGAGCTTTTTATGCTTAAATAGTGTTCTTTTTTATGGCTAAATGCATTTAGACTTTGACTTTAAACTTCAACATCATATAGATGTAGAGGGTATCTGGGGGTTATGTTGACCGTACAAGTTACTAGTCTACATTTGTGCCTCTTGAGTTGATTTTATTAAAAGATTTAGCTAGTGGTGGTGTTAATTACATCCCCAGTAATACTCACGCTGTCCCATTCTTTGGTCCAAAAGATGATTTATCTTCTTCTTCAGACAAGTATGAATCAAAACATTGAGTTATTGAGACAAAACTAGAATGCAAAGGACAGGATTTATTAACCACTTTGACTTGTCGAATGCGTGGAACTCCCAACAGCACATTTTCATAATATATATGGCTTTCATTTGTAGGTAGGCTCTTGTTGTTGTACCATGAATCCCAGTAGAGGCCATCCAGTAAAGGTCCTTCAAAATActaacatcattttaaaaagaaaagaacaatttGAAATGAACTTGAAATTAAATAACTGCCCTTTTAATAACTGTGGTAAATTATGGTTAAAGCATAAGAAAGTGTAGTAAAGCCGAGTGAaaggatggtaaagcataagcaAGCAgggtaaatttatttattttttgtaaatactgtactaaCAAAAAGTGACCTTAATACTTTAATAGGGTAAACAAGATGAAGAAATGCTGCAATCAATATTCTCTAatctactgtttttgttttaccatAAATGTAACACTATTACCTAAATAACTTGAAATGCCTATAATATCTTAATCATATCTACATTTCTATTTCTTACCGTCCAAATGTCTTCCATGCTTCCCAATGATTTATAGTTGCTTGTATCCTTTTCTGAAAGACTGCTTTCCAAGAACAACTTGGACATGACTTTGGTGTGGTAGTACATGTCAGTGCTTATCTGACCAAATGTTACTGCAACCAAACGCAAAATGTTAATGTATTGAGCACCACCTGGTGGTTGATTAATATATTTTGACAACATCGCacatcttaaaaataaatctctttttcatagaccatataaaaaaaaaaatcagaaaaaaaaatcatgctttaTTTCAGTGTACTTGTTTATAAATGTAACAACTGGGCTACTCTCTGGCCCTTTGTGATGTTTGAATCATTCTAAATGGTCCTGAGTTCAGATaaaattatgtttgtttgtttttctctttctcaATCTGGCAGACCTGTGTAATTTTGCTTTGTCCTTTCTCTTGTCACCCCCTCTACTTCACTGCAAAGAACAGAAGTAGGTTTAGCCATTTATATCTAACAAAGCTCATTAAGAAATAGCCTGGGATATGGACCAAGAACCTTGATCATGCTTCACACCCCAGttataaaacatgtaaacaaactCAACCCATTTACAAAAGAGAGACATACCCTTACATTCCCTGAACTCTCGATAGCAATTAAACTCCCacagaatgtcctaaccaagtttcaacAAAATCGGATAAGCAGTTAGATTAATGTAAAACTCTAAAGTGTGCCCTCATATCCTGGTAGTTGATGATGTATGGTAGACCATATGTTTAGTAAATTAACACTTTGATTTCTCAAACAGATTACTTACATATGCAGATATCTATAAGGAAGATAATGTAGATAAGTAAATCctgtaatgttgtttttatcCGCAGGTCTCTGCTACTAGATGTTTGTGCCTGtatagctaataaataaataaaaaaataaataaataaaaataataataattaatagcaATTAAGGTGCTTTACAGGAACCTCTTTTAATACAgtaatgttttaaatatgccatATGCTAAATTATTATATTAGTTCCATAGACTCCCTATAGCTGTTTAtatatgtaaacttttttttatatagatgtaGTGTAATGTAATATAGATTTTAACATGCTTTTGTGTAATACAAAAAAGTATTTGAATATGGAATTATAATTTCGTTTTTAGCCCGTAAATTATTCAAACATAGTTTTAACATATAGGCATATACCGTACAAAAGATATACTGTAAGTAAGAATACATTTCAGATAATATTTGATACTACTGACAAATTTTTCATTTCGAAACGTTTTGTACAACTGATACAATCatgtaaagtaaaagaaaaacacaacctaTTTGTGAACATTATGGAGAGCACGAAAGTAAATCGTTGTTATGTCTACCATTTAAAGCCAACGACCCGTaataaatataaacttgtatttaGGTTTTTTGTACGGTACTTTTTTCAGTTGACTCGCTGCTGCTTTTCTTCGATGCTTGTCTTTTCTTGTTCCTACTAGAAGGTTCATCAGCCTTTCCTAAggagtacattttttaaaataaaatttaaaaatctgAAGTGTACACGTGTTTGCTATTTTAAAGATGTATTTCTTCTTTTTCCGAGGTTGTTTTGAAATAACTCGATTTCAAAGTTTTCAAATTGAAACGCACCAAAGAGCGTTCCTAGATGTTCCACGTAGAGCGTGCGCAATGGTGCTGAGCGCGTTCAAAAGACAGAGCGCCCCAAGGCTACGTGGCTTTTTCCATTGAACGATGTGCATTTCTTAAGTATGGCAAGCCGTTTAAACATTTAATCCTCAATTGCTGATATCAGCCATTTTAACACTGATATCAGTAATGTATTGCTGCTATCAGCAATTCAATTGTTGATATCAACAATGCtcactgttatttttttatatcagaAATAGAATTGTTAATTCGGAAATACAATTGTggatatcaaaaatagaattgcTGATATCAGCAATACATTACTGATATCAGTATTAAAattgcatcatcatcatcatcatcacaataTACCACACTTAAATGAATCTACAGGTGTCGCCTGCCCCTTTTAAATTAGGTTTTAGCTGCGCTACGTGTCATTATTTGCCTGAGTGGAAACAACGGATTTATTACCTCGAATTTTGGAAAATGTGATTTAAACTAAAGGAGACATCGCTGTATCGAGGAACAATGTTCTCAGCATAATTATCGATCCTTACACAGGGCCCTCACTACTATTCTCGTTTACTGGCGCTACTACCATGTCCTTTGCTCACAAAGCTATTGCAATAGAAGCATTATACAGCTGAATGTCTGTAAAATCCTCCATAAACTCATGAAGAAACATCGCCTGAGCTATCCTGCCTGGCATTTTGAAACTGCTTGCTCCTAACAGTGACTAGACCGTTCAATACCTGCTAACATATGTTAAGGGACGCCACGAGAGAGCGCTGTCTGCACGCACTCCAGGTTTTATTATGCACTATATTTACAGCTAGGTGGCAGCAGAAATCACAATGAATGAATAATTAAAACTGCTTCCCgtgttcgccatgttggctccaCTGTATCTATTGGTTACTTTACGATACCGAACCTGTTTGAaacacaatggagtcagtttcgGAATAGCTTTGAACTCCTTGGCGCATGTCGGGAAAATCTCGTGACTACTTCAAGCATTTCTGGAGCAAGTCACAGAGAAAGGGCTTCCCCTTATGATGTAAACAAAATGGATACGGGCTGAGTGTGTTTACAGGCGTTTTATTTATTAGAATAATTcgtttaaatatatgtatataaaggTACAGACCTCAGTATTTTCAGAAAAGAATAGGCGGGATAGCACGGCGCGATGTGGAGGATCAATGGCATTGTGGGGAGAGGTAAGCGATTACTGTTTATTAACTTTGCCGGCCCGAAAAGATTATGATCTGCtcaaaagtatttattattattattattattattattattattattaaaaatataatattacCACTATACCATTTCTTAATTGGAGTTCGAATTCCATGTGttgcatgtaatatatatatatatatatacatatatacatacatacatacatacatacatacacgcacacacacatacacttcgAGTATACATCAGAAACTTCCAGCAACTTCCAGTGTTGTTAAAATTGTGTGTTGCAGCGCTAGTGTCCCTCCACGAAGAATTTGGATAgggaacaaaaataaacaatagatgcatgtttaattttttacaaAACCCTTGGTATTTGAAGGCTTTCATGAAGAGCCTaaccttttatatattttttgcttcatAATAGGTGTTCTCGATTATGCCATTGGTGGAATAAAGTGTTTCTATTGTGCCCACTTTGTCAGTTCTGCACCGCTGTCATGTGACGAGTCCTCTGCGCCTCACCCAGGGACACCATGTGGAGGATGATGTGTTGAACTCCTCTTCACTGCTGTCTACCAGCCTCCATCCCACTGAGAGCAGGTCCGTCTCTTTGTATCAGCAGGTTGGGTGGTATTGAATCGGTGTAGTAAATTAAAACAGGTACTAAAGGCATCTGTTAAAACAGTATATTATAAAAGTTAAGGTTAATGAATATTGATAATGGCAAAAGTCACTGATTTGCACAATAgctcttaaaaatatatatattttttttggaaattagTCATGTGGTAAAAAATAAGTTCATGTTTAACAGGAGTGCACAAATCAGATCCTCAAGTCCAGTGTAGTTTCAGTTTCCTTCCAGTAATATgtttttcctctctttctcatctGTTTCTGCAGCAGCTCGTTCAGTTCTTCTGGCTCACACAATGGAGAGAATGGGGACCAGCAGCAGAAGGAGAAGACTTTTCACTATTACTCTGCAGGCCTCCCGCACTTCACTGCTTTGGACGCTGTGGGATGGGTAAGCatggtttagtttttatttgaattcattTGCATTTCATTGATATTTTCACTCAAGACAGTTTGAATAGAAGGGAATTACAGTGTACAGGTCCTGTATGTGTAGAATGGTAAATGAAGTTGTTGTTAGTCATGGTGTGTCCTCTAATCATTGAGTTGTGCTTCTTGTTGTCCAGGGGGCAGCGGCAGTGTTGTTTCTGCAGCTCTCTAGACGTGTTCACTCCCATCTCTCTAACTGCGATCAGAGCCATCCTAGGGAGCCAACGCAGATTTACAGATGTGGATACAGGGTCTTTGTTGATTTGTGTGAGTAAAACTTCCACTGTGCCTTTCATCCTGTAATAAAAGATTTGCCATCACATTTGCAGTGGGGAGATTATTCAGTTTTACTGAGCCAAATCCAGTGAATCAGCAtgtgttgtgtatttttttttttttttttagtgacccTTCAGGATGTTTTGCCTAGAAGGGTGAATGTGAATTGCCTGAGAAGTTTGGAAAATCAAGGTACAAGCTCTGGGGAATCCTCCAGCTTTACAGATAGTTCCACTTCCTCCACCACCCAGGAAAGTGCATTTAACCATAATGATCTAGATACAGGTAAGGATTTTCATGTAATAGATATACATTTATTCATGGAAACTAGAGAACTGTATGAGACTGAAAGTGAtacactgtcttgtgtgtgttttagacAAGGTTCTGGCTGCAGACACTACAGACCACGAAGAAGGTGGACTTCAAGAGaaccaaacagaaaataaaaaggtaactTTAGTTCTTAGTTTCATTGACAGATATCTGGAAGCTTGCAGTTCacttaaaatgtcacatttaaatgcatgtttttttgttttttttaaggaaagtTTCACACTAGAAGATAAACTAACCTGGGCAATGAAGAACCTGCAGTCTGTCACAGACTCAAGCATTCCTGCCATTTTAAACATTATTGGTAAGGAGTTCCAGATGTCTAAATATCTTCATTTGAATAACTTGGGTCTATATTTTAACAATCTAATCAGCAATAGGTCTGAATACTGCAACTTTTTATGTCTCCATGGGGTGACATAAACAAAACAGTGGAACGAAGTTCACAATAAAACCAATTTTGAAGGTTTGAGTGTTTGTATTGTGtgaaagatttttatttttattttcagtaaataaaatgcattttatgtgTGGCATATATATTTTCCAAAccttgaaaataaaaatgtattttgccgCAGGTATTGAGCATACCAAAGCAGAGGACTACCGGACTGCATTCTCCTGTTTCAGTATGGCTGCCAGTCAAGGATACTGCAAGGCACAGTTCAACCTGGGAGTGTGTTATGAAAAGGGAAGTGGGGTTGTGAAGAACATGGAAAAGGTATGATTGCAGAGCTGCTATTGAATACTGAGCAATATATATGATAACAGAAGTATAAAAAGGAAAGGAACAGGAAGCTGGAGTTGAATCTAAATGATGTATTGCATCTTGCTGTAGAAATCATTTACAGGTGTGTTTCTTCCATAGGCTGCTCTGTGTTACAAACAGGCTGCTACTGCAGGACACAGCCAGGCACAATACCGATACGCTAAGTACATCCTGCACAGCAAAGCAACAGGGGATGCCACGGATACTCGGAGAACCATTGGGCTGATGGAGCAGGCTGCTGCTTCAGGCCTCAAAGAGGTGAGCGGATAATGAGACCAAGTGCATTTGTTTCTCGTAGGTAACATACACACACTTCTTCACCGGTTATGACCAGAGATAACCTAGGTCTGCTGAAAATATCTTCACTCCAGCAGAAACTGCCAATTGTGCTAATTTGGTGAAACCTCAAGCTTCATAAGTGAAAAAGTAGTGCATCAACCCACTGCCCCACCTCACCTGTGGTTTATAGAGTCCGCAGTACTTATATATTAAGTGCTATGTTATTGTGAAACTGCATTTTCATGGAAGAATGTTTTACTTGTGTTGTGCAGGCTCAGGCATACC
Protein-coding regions in this window:
- the LOC117431759 gene encoding polycystin-2-like; its protein translation is MYSLGKADEPSSRNKKRQASKKSSSESTEKTIQAQTSSSRDLRIKTTLQDLLIYIIFLIDICILTFGQISTDMYYHTKVMSKLFLESSLSEKDTSNYKSLGSMEDIWTYFEGPLLDGLYWDSWYNNKSLPTNESHIYYENVLLGVPRIRQVKVVNKSCPLHSSFVSITQCFDSYLSEEEDKSSFGPKNGTAWEYTAPRSFPESHWGMIATYSSGGFYMDLGSTKSRSAKLIKHLKDNLWLSRATRAVFVDFSVYNANLNLFCVVRLVAETPATGGVLTSWEFYSVKLLRYISKYDYFLASCEVLFILFIFAFFIQECIDIYKTKWNYFKNGWNCVDVLLVVLSLMAIFFNVYRTMNVESLLYRLLKNPHKYPNFHFLAFWQTQYNNMIAVNVFISWVKVFKYISFNRTMSTLSSTLSHCAKDIIGFAVMFSIVFFAYAQLGYLLFGCQVDSFSSFKNCVFTQFLVILGEINFNELEQANRILGPIYFTTFVFFVFFVLLNMFLAIINDTYAEIKCDQSLQMTDYEVSDFIKKTCNAALVKLRLKKKKLVENTTESIKDTEGIISVKQFQVEMLKKGYTEEETKEILMKYDVNRLTL
- the dele1 gene encoding death ligand signal enhancer isoform X2 gives rise to the protein MWRINGIVGRVLHRCHVTSPLRLTQGHHVEDDVLNSSSLLSTSLHPTESSSFSSSGSHNGENGDQQQKEKTFHYYSAGLPHFTALDAVGWGAAAVLFLQLSRRVHSHLSNCDQSHPREPTQIYRCGYRVFVDLLTLQDVLPRRVNVNCLRSLENQGTSSGESSSFTDSSTSSTTQESAFNHNDLDTDKVLAADTTDHEEGGLQENQTENKKESFTLEDKLTWAMKNLQSVTDSSIPAILNIIGIEHTKAEDYRTAFSCFSMAASQGYCKAQFNLGVCYEKGSGVVKNMEKAALCYKQAATAGHSQAQYRYAKYILHSKATGDATDTRRTIGLMEQAAASGLKEAQAYLGVLFTREPYRDEKKAVLYLKMAAQNGDSQSQFNLGQCYERGFGVCQCYWTAIEHYRQAAKAGNGKARLTLTILYCQGIEEDVVLRSIRSSPCISAVDRLWLGSERPSEPADLPIPNNLGQVLPHSWSTGSICTMPVSYSRTSFVQEPRNNKLLSPKPASCVWTMGVG
- the dele1 gene encoding death ligand signal enhancer isoform X1, giving the protein MWRINGIVGRVLHRCHVTSPLRLTQGHHVEDDVLNSSSLLSTSLHPTESSSSFSSSGSHNGENGDQQQKEKTFHYYSAGLPHFTALDAVGWGAAAVLFLQLSRRVHSHLSNCDQSHPREPTQIYRCGYRVFVDLLTLQDVLPRRVNVNCLRSLENQGTSSGESSSFTDSSTSSTTQESAFNHNDLDTDKVLAADTTDHEEGGLQENQTENKKESFTLEDKLTWAMKNLQSVTDSSIPAILNIIGIEHTKAEDYRTAFSCFSMAASQGYCKAQFNLGVCYEKGSGVVKNMEKAALCYKQAATAGHSQAQYRYAKYILHSKATGDATDTRRTIGLMEQAAASGLKEAQAYLGVLFTREPYRDEKKAVLYLKMAAQNGDSQSQFNLGQCYERGFGVCQCYWTAIEHYRQAAKAGNGKARLTLTILYCQGIEEDVVLRSIRSSPCISAVDRLWLGSERPSEPADLPIPNNLGQVLPHSWSTGSICTMPVSYSRTSFVQEPRNNKLLSPKPASCVWTMGVG